The genomic DNA CTTCTAAAGTCAGAAACCACACTCTATCACAGAGAATCCCCTAAGGGTAGTTTCTCAAGATCTGTGGGCTAGTCAATGAGAAGGGTCATTTTCCATAATGAGTAAAATTAAATGTCCATCCTGGTGTCCTTTCCAAAACAGAGTCATGTCCCATTATGGTGGTGTGCTATTTCTACTCTTAATAGCTAGCAACTTTTAAATGTGGCCATTTGCTAAAATAACTTAAAGTTTGTCACTGAGTACAATAGTATACAAAATATGGGGCCATTTTGTATACACTGCTTTATATCctgctttttaaaacatgcaatgtgTTGACTTTGAAATTCCAATGACTATTTCTTAAAGTATGATTTTttaagtaataacaataataatggctTTTGgccttcatttaattttcacaatattgTGATATAGGTATTATTACGATATCCAATACTACATGGTTAAAATAGCCAACTCAGCTAACATTTACAAAGTGCTTACAACATGCTAGTCACTAGGATAATTGCTTAATAGTcatgatttatttaaatttcctGATAATTCTATGAATTTTTCCTATTTGTTAAATGGAAAAATTGTTTATAGATGCACAGTAACTTGATGCTAATTAGTGGAGTCATAATTCACATCCAGGTTTACAAAAAAAGAGTCTTTAAAAATGCTATAGTTAATGTTACTGGATATCTCTTATCATTTCAATGAACAGGTACCAGGAGATCTGATCCTAACCAGAAGTCAACAGGTAATTTGCTACCTGGTAGTTAgagttttctggaaaaaaaaaaaatcagtgttgcCCATGTGAAAAACAAGCAGAGTGATTTTCTGGATATTTTGTATTTGTCTGCTTTCCTCCTTTCCCTGCTCTGTGTATAAGGGTTGCAtacctgtttttcttttgttttgtttttgttaatccttacccgagaatatttttccattaatttttagagagagtgaaaagaagggggaaagacagaaagagaaacatagatgtgagagagacacattgattagttgcctcccactccctctcccatcagggttggggatcaagcatgcaactgaggtatgtgcccttgaccaaaatcaaacccgggaccttcaatctgagggctgacactctatccactgagccaaaccggctagggccacctgttttttaattgaggtTGGCCACTGGGAGAAACCAATATAAGATCATGATAAGGGTTAGCTAGCTAGCTTAATTAGGCAGAGATGAAGGTGGGGGGAGGTCCAGGAAGGATGGAGGCATTTCTGACCTGAGCAATTAAAAtagccataaaccaaggacagagGTATCTCTGGCTTGAGCAATTAAAAGTAGCCCTGAAGCAGTGGGAGAGCCATAGGGGTAATAAAACATCTCCTGCCTGGACAACTGACAGAGGGTCCATGGGAAAGGAATGCATAGATGGGGGCTCAGAGATGCCCAAATGCTTACCTTACTTGTACAGAGGATAGACAAATGCCACAGGATAAGCGGGGAGGAAGGCAtacacagaggataaagaaaagtcacaggatatcgggaagaaggaaacatattttcacCCAGGATAGAGGAATGTTGCTTTGAACTTTGAAACTAATACTAtgtagcagaatgaccaatgaggaaagcacggGGGGTCCCCAAATTAAGGAAAGGGACCAATTAGAAAAGATCATGTTTGGACAAAGAGCTATAGCCTTTATAAACTGGAGACAAAGGGACTCAGTAGATTCagattatttggatttttttcccattagagatagagagagagcaagcaggCCTTTCCCATTTGGGACCCCCCTGCCTAGATGAAGTTTTTATCTGCTTCCAAtataaacttctacatttttattaaagaaactagaggcctggtgcacaaaaagttgtgcactggagggggcgtccctcagcccagcttgccccctataacatactgggagccctcagggactgtcctactgcctgctccctgctccccttggggagtggcctaagccacagtctggcctccctttgtgggaggcgaccaggctggtcaggggaaggcaccagccccatcaccccactgttgcagccactggcagtcaccacagccaccaaggtgttttcatcaacatggactccagtccctttaccatgaaaaaatgacaactttctttaggcattttcaagatgtgtctttcataggatatgacctttctttctttctttctttctttctttctttctttctttctttctttctttctttctttctttctttctttctttctttctttctttctttctttctttctttctttccctcacctgaggatttgtttccattgatttttagagaatgtggaagaaaaagggaaagactgagagaaacatcaaagtgagaggaacactttgattggttgcctcctgcatgagccctgacctgggcccaggccagggaggagcctgcaacctaggtacatgcccttagtcagaattgaaccaagacccagcagtgggcaggccgaggcattacccactgagcaaaactagctaggacaggatatgacatttcttaaccctccagcagcagaacttcctttttttctccaggagtgtggtaaaaaaccctagatcacctatttggattcttattacccaagttactaagaatattaccagtggcatacagggagctaagccaatgagcagtcagaaaaggtgtttcctctgtagttcacaccaattgcccgtttggcccctgcccaggcctaacgcctctggctgagtcaTTAGccttgggcaggggacctccagctccctcaaTCGTGGGCTCAGCCCATGTTCCCCAtgatcgctggctctgcccctcctccccgccatggccagctccctccctgctcccagcaatcgctggctccacccctgcccagacctaatgcctctggctgaggcattaggcctgggcaggggaccaccagCTCCCCACGATCACCAActcagcccctgctccctgcgattgccggctctgcccctgcccccagctctccaCAATCTCCCACTCCACgcctgcctaggcctaatgcctctgactgaggcgttaggcctgggcaggggacccctagctccccatGATCGCTGACTCCgctcctgctccccaccattGCTGGCTCCCCCGCCCGCTCCCCACCATCCCAGCTCCGCCCAtgtccaggcctaatgcttctgaccaaggcgtcaggcctgggaaggggacctctcagctctgattgcaggctcagaTAGCCGACAGCCGCTgggcgcctacgtatgcaaagtaactgccatatttgcatatcatgctgattagccaatgggaggcgtagcaaaggtacagtccattaccctgtttgtctattattagataggatctgtTAATCCAcaaatttattcttcaacttcATGGGACAAGGACCCACAAGAAGAAGTCTGCACCCCAAACCCCACGTTtcaagaggaaagggagagaagaaaatcaaaacatttgtgccctctcccttccttggtGCCCAGTCTCTGGCAATAGCTGTGTCCTTCTACACTTAGAGCTACTGCCCTTGGGGCTCTGCTAAGTGGCCTTTCTCACTGATCTCAAGAAATGCTTTTACTTGACTGTATCCTTCCTGCCCCAGTGAAGACAATGGCTTCCCACTGTTGCTAGTCTCTGAAAGCCTCAGCATCCCTTATGTTCTTTTAATCCCACTCACCCCTTCTGTAAGTCATAGTCTATTTATTAGTCTCTTTATTTGAAACTTCAAGGATAAGTTCTGTTTCCTACCAAAGCTCtgactaattttaaaaaaggcaaattaGATTGATCAATAGATTACATTTTCTAGTAACAGAGATGATGAAGGCAGGCTATTTTGACAACGGTGCTTGGTTGTTCCAATGGCAAAATGAGAAATATCTGGTTGTGCAGAGAGAACAAGAGGAGCAATTAGCCAGATATTCCAAGGATTCACTTATCAGCAGTGGCATCCACATTGCATGGAAGTTTTGATCTCGCTAGGAACTGTCTCTCAGGGTCTAGCTACTATAAAAATGTGGgaccaagaaaatgaaagtatTGAGTAATAAAGATGCTGAGATACTCCATGGAGACATTCCTGCCCTTGGAGCCAGAGGAAGTGATGGATCTTGCAATATAGTTGGGAGAGATGAAGTATGGAATTACAGATTCTACTTTAACCCCCAGGCTAACAGGGCTGGAAATCCTCTATTACATGCTAATGCAGCTCTATTGTATTGCTAAGGTTCAGGAAAACaaaattgccatttttatttaaactctcAGGAGAGCATAATCTAGCCTTTACTGGGGCTTTCTCTTTAGACAATTAATATCATTTTGTTTTGAAGGTTTTCTCTGGTAATTGATGATTTTCCTTTCCACTTGAGTTTAATTTTGATATTCCCTCATAGCTTTGTGCAACAAAAGTGTTTGGTTGAGTGCCATGAAGATACTAAGCCCTTTGATTACTATGTGATTTCGCTTAAACTTGTGGAAATGTCCTAGTTCCTCCATATCACCCCAGACAATCTATCTGGCCTAGCTGATGCCTACATCCTTTCCAGACATTGTTCAATGACTAACTCTGGCATGAAGTCATTCCTGAAGCTCCCTTTTCCAACCTCCCCTGGTAAAATTCATCAGTTTTTCTGTTGATGCTGCTAGCCACTGTGCAAAACTACCTTTACCCACTTTAGGTTTTCAGCTGGGACTCTTTAACAACAAGACAGATGAAcaagaggaaaaaacaacaaccacaaaacagTTATTAACATTCAGCACACATCACCCAGGAGAAACCTAAACAAAGTAACTCAAAATGGCAgcttagccgaaaccggtttggctcagtggatagagagtcggcctgcggactgaaaggtcccaggttcgattccggtcaagggcatgtacctgggttgcgggcatatccccagtgggagatgtgcaggaggcagctgatcgatgtttctctctcatcgatgtttctaactctctatctctctcccttcctctctgtaaaaaatcaataaaatatattaaaaaaaaaatggcagcttAGAATTCAGCTTAGATAACATCTTCAACAAAGAACAACACCTTTGCAGAGAAATGACAGGACAAAGGAAAGCCGTCCTAGACTCCAAGGGTGGCACCCTGTGGGGAGGTAAATAGAAGGGAGGAAACTAGTGGAGTAAGAAATTTTGCCAATTCCTCTGGTGTCATCTCTAGGCTGATAAAAGCCTTTCTGTCTTCGGTAAGCGGTGAGTTTATATTCTGCATTTGGGCAGAAAAGGAGAAGCTTTTTCTGTGTTTGCTGCCATTttaattgccttcagctcaaaataatttttatgtcaaaGGCATATTTGGAGCAACATATTCTGATTTCCTTCACCATTTTTACAActtaaaaaacatacacacacacacacacacacacacacaaaaaaaaaaaaaaaatctgtctgtCTTGCCTACCAGAGtgtaagctccctgagggcaggtttgtgtctcatttgtttctttaatatCTTACGGTACCTAGTCAGAATATATGCATagtggttcttttcttttttttttttaaataatggcttttattgcatctttaaaatattggaaatagTCTGAGGAATCATTCAGCATCTTGCTGTTTCTATAGCTGGACAACTTAGATCTTATCAGCCTGATGAACTGTTCCTTTTTCAGAAACATAGATGCTACCCCAAATTTTTCTGATATCCTTGTTTTTAACTGGTGTGGCTTGCTGAATCAAAGCAGTTGAACTTGATACAAGTTCAATGTGGTTTCCTTCAAGAATCAACTCCTCTTTCTGGGCTTGGGATACTGAACAAGCAACGCCTGACCTCATCTGAACCCGGTAGATGTGTTTTTCACCCAAGAAATTTCTGATTTCAATAAGAGAACCATTCTCCTGAATAAGAAACTTTATGGGGAAGTGAGCATACATAGAATTCATCTTGTAACAGAAGCCCAGTGTAACACCCTTGATCATGTTCTGTCTATGACTACAGATAGTGCCAACAGTAgccatttcctttctctttccccatcATTTGTCAAGCCAGAGTCTCTTTTTCTATCCAAGGAGATTGAGTTCTGCATTGATGTCACTGAAGTCCCTCTTCACGGTGTCTCTGTGTCCCTTCACAGCAACTCTATGTTCCTTCAGAGTGATGTCGACACCTATGCTGGCTGAGAATGGTCTTCATCCTCGCAGTAGATGTGGCTATAgtaatgattcttttttcttctttattggttaaggtatcaCATaggtgtccttatctccccattgtcccccacagcccccccacacacactcatgccctcaccccctggtgtctgtgtccattggttaggcttatctgcatgcatacaaaccctttggttgatctctcccccttccccccaccctcccttaccatccctctgaggtttgatggtctgattgatgcttctctgtctctggatctgt from Myotis daubentonii chromosome 2, mMyoDau2.1, whole genome shotgun sequence includes the following:
- the LOC132226738 gene encoding LOW QUALITY PROTEIN: large ribosomal subunit protein uL6-like (The sequence of the model RefSeq protein was modified relative to this genomic sequence to represent the inferred CDS: substituted 2 bases at 2 genomic stop codons), giving the protein MHQIHGPQFSQEQSLAQGKVNHRTRRNPGTIKACVLRGNPSHLFILQMRPFSASIGVDITLKEHRVAVKGHRDTVKRDFSDINAELNLLGXKKRLWLDKXWGKRKEMATVGTICSHRQNMIKGVTLGFCYKMNSMYAHFPIKFLIQENGSLIEIRNFLGEKHIYRVQMRSGVACSVSQAQKEELILEGNHIELVSSSTALIQQATPVKNKDIRKIWGSIYVSEKGTVHQADKI